Proteins from a genomic interval of Streptomyces fodineus:
- the cydD gene encoding thiol reductant ABC exporter subunit CydD encodes MKPIDPRLLRYARATRFFLVAVVGLGAVGAGLVIAQAMLIAEIVVGAFQHGESVAQLRTPLLLLAAVSVGRAAVAWLTELAAHRASAAVKSELRGRLLDRAAALGPGWLAGQRTGSLVTLATRGVDALDDYFSRYLPQLGLAVVVPVSVLARIVTEDWVSAAIIVGTLPLIPLFMMLIGWATQARMDRQWRLLSRLSGHFLDVVAGLPTLKVFGRAKAQAESIRRITGEYRQATLKTLRIAFLSSFALELLATLSVALVAVTIGMRLVHGDMDLYIGLVILVLAPEAYLPLRQVGAQYHAAAEGLAAAEEIFTVLQTPVPASGTGAVPSGAVAFEGVTVRYPGRSADAVTDVSFSVEPGETVALVGPSGAGKSTLLNVLLGFVEPAEGRMRVGGADLADLDLEEWRSRIAWVPQRPHLYAGTIADNVRLVRPDADDGAVRRALRDAGALEFVDALPEGAKTPLGEDGAGLSAGQRQRLALARAFLADRPVLLLDEPTAGLDGETEAGVVAAVRRLAAGRTVLLVVHRPALLEVADRVVRLDGPELLTDRSCRRPSGGLRPLDPRPPAGRLSGLAGGSPASGLGGPGSGPSVSGGREPESGSGGASSDRPRRVLARVRGLAGPRRGRMLLALLLGSLALGSAVGLMATSGWLISRASQQPPVLYLMVAVTATRAFGIGRAVFRYAERLVSHDAVLRMLADTRVAVYRRMERLAPAGLRTARRGDLLTRLVADVDELQDYWLRWLLPASVAVVVSAGAVGFTTWLLPEAGAALAAGLVVAGAGVPLVTAAVARRTEGRLAPARGALATRVTDLLTGTAELTVAGALPARTDAARQADGTLTRIASRAAAATALGDGLLALISGLTVTATALFGAQAVAAGRLGGVAMAVVVLTPLAAFEAVLGLPLAVRHRQRVRRSAERVYEVLDAPEPVREPEGPRQAPASPFPVVVKGLTVRYEGQHRDALAGVELTLREGRRIAVVGASGSGKTTLAQVLLRFLDPQQGSYTLAGVDAYALAGDDVRRLVGLCAQDAHLFDSSVRENLLLARKDATEADLRRALERARLLEWVDGLPDGLDTLVGEHGARLSGGQRQRLALTRALLADFPVLVLDEPAEHLDLPTADALTTDLLAATEGRTTLLITHRLAGLEAVDEVVVLDAGRVVQRGTYAELLAVDGPLRALARREAEAESLVGAR; translated from the coding sequence GTGAAACCAATCGATCCACGTCTGCTGCGGTACGCCCGCGCCACGCGCTTCTTCCTCGTGGCGGTCGTCGGTCTGGGTGCCGTCGGAGCCGGGCTGGTCATCGCCCAGGCGATGCTCATCGCCGAGATTGTCGTCGGAGCGTTCCAGCACGGGGAGTCCGTCGCTCAACTGCGCACCCCCCTGCTGCTGTTGGCGGCCGTGTCCGTGGGTCGGGCGGCAGTCGCATGGCTTACCGAGCTCGCTGCCCATCGGGCGAGCGCGGCGGTGAAGTCCGAGCTGCGGGGTCGGCTCCTCGACCGGGCGGCGGCGCTCGGCCCCGGGTGGCTGGCCGGGCAGCGCACCGGTTCGCTGGTCACTCTGGCCACGCGTGGGGTCGACGCCCTCGACGACTACTTCTCCCGCTATCTGCCGCAGTTGGGGCTTGCGGTGGTGGTACCGGTGTCGGTGCTGGCGCGGATCGTCACCGAGGACTGGGTGTCTGCGGCGATCATCGTCGGCACCCTGCCCCTCATTCCGCTCTTCATGATGCTGATCGGCTGGGCCACCCAGGCCCGGATGGACCGTCAGTGGCGGCTGCTGTCCCGGCTGTCGGGGCATTTCCTGGACGTGGTCGCCGGACTGCCCACGCTGAAGGTCTTCGGCCGGGCCAAGGCTCAGGCCGAGTCCATCCGCCGGATCACCGGCGAGTACCGGCAGGCCACCCTGAAGACCCTGCGGATCGCCTTCCTCTCCTCCTTCGCGCTGGAGTTGCTCGCCACGCTGTCGGTCGCCCTGGTCGCGGTGACGATCGGCATGCGACTCGTGCACGGCGACATGGATCTGTACATCGGTCTGGTGATCCTGGTGCTGGCGCCCGAGGCGTACCTTCCCTTGCGGCAGGTCGGTGCGCAATATCACGCGGCGGCCGAAGGGCTTGCCGCGGCGGAGGAGATCTTCACAGTGCTGCAGACGCCGGTTCCGGCGTCCGGTACCGGTGCGGTGCCCTCGGGCGCCGTGGCCTTCGAGGGGGTCACTGTTCGCTATCCCGGTCGGTCGGCGGACGCGGTGACGGACGTGTCGTTCAGCGTCGAGCCCGGTGAGACGGTGGCGCTGGTGGGGCCGAGCGGGGCGGGTAAGTCGACGCTGCTGAACGTGCTGCTGGGGTTCGTCGAGCCCGCCGAGGGGCGGATGCGGGTCGGGGGAGCCGATCTCGCGGATCTCGATCTGGAGGAGTGGCGGTCGCGGATCGCATGGGTGCCGCAGCGGCCGCATCTGTACGCCGGGACCATCGCGGACAACGTACGGCTGGTCCGGCCCGACGCGGACGACGGTGCCGTACGGCGGGCGCTGCGGGATGCCGGTGCGCTGGAGTTCGTGGACGCCTTGCCCGAGGGGGCCAAGACCCCGCTCGGGGAGGACGGGGCCGGGCTGTCGGCGGGGCAGCGGCAGCGGTTGGCCCTTGCCCGGGCGTTTCTTGCCGACCGGCCTGTGCTGTTGCTGGATGAGCCGACGGCTGGGCTGGACGGGGAGACGGAGGCCGGCGTTGTGGCGGCGGTACGGCGGCTTGCGGCGGGCCGTACCGTGCTGCTCGTTGTGCATCGGCCGGCGTTGTTGGAGGTCGCGGACCGGGTGGTGCGGCTGGACGGCCCGGAGCTGTTGACCGACCGGAGCTGTAGGCGCCCCTCCGGAGGGCTCCGCCCCCTGGACCCGCGACCACCCGCCGGCCGACTCAGTGGGCTGGCCGGTGGTTCCCCGGCGTCCGGGCTCGGTGGGCCGGGCAGTGGCCCGTCGGTCTCCGGGGGCCGTGAGCCGGAGAGTGGTTCGGGGGGCGCGTCGTCGGACCGCCCCCGGCGTGTGCTGGCGCGGGTCCGGGGGCTTGCCGGTCCCCGGCGGGGGCGGATGCTGCTGGCCTTGCTGCTCGGCAGTCTCGCGTTGGGGAGTGCCGTTGGGCTGATGGCGACCTCGGGATGGCTCATCTCCCGGGCCTCGCAGCAGCCGCCTGTGCTGTATCTGATGGTGGCCGTGACCGCAACGCGGGCCTTCGGGATCGGGCGGGCCGTCTTCCGGTACGCCGAGCGGCTGGTGTCGCACGACGCCGTGCTGCGGATGCTGGCCGACACCCGGGTCGCCGTGTACCGGAGGATGGAGCGGCTCGCGCCCGCCGGACTGCGGACCGCCCGGCGCGGCGATCTTCTCACTCGGCTGGTCGCGGACGTCGACGAGCTCCAGGACTACTGGCTGCGCTGGCTGTTGCCGGCGTCGGTGGCCGTCGTGGTCTCCGCCGGCGCCGTGGGCTTCACGACGTGGCTGCTGCCCGAGGCCGGTGCCGCCCTGGCGGCGGGCCTCGTGGTGGCCGGAGCCGGTGTCCCGCTTGTCACCGCGGCCGTGGCCCGGCGGACCGAGGGACGGCTGGCCCCCGCCCGGGGCGCCCTCGCCACCCGTGTCACCGACCTGCTCACGGGCACCGCCGAGCTGACCGTCGCCGGTGCGCTGCCCGCCCGTACGGACGCGGCCCGGCAGGCCGACGGCACCCTCACCCGGATCGCCTCGCGCGCCGCCGCCGCGACCGCGCTCGGCGACGGGCTCCTCGCGCTGATCTCCGGCCTGACGGTCACCGCGACCGCGCTGTTCGGCGCCCAGGCGGTGGCCGCGGGCCGGCTCGGCGGTGTGGCGATGGCCGTGGTCGTCCTCACTCCGCTGGCCGCCTTCGAGGCCGTACTGGGGCTGCCGCTCGCCGTGCGGCACCGGCAGCGCGTGCGGCGGAGTGCGGAGCGTGTCTACGAGGTGCTGGACGCTCCGGAGCCCGTGCGTGAGCCCGAGGGGCCCCGGCAGGCGCCCGCCTCGCCGTTCCCCGTGGTGGTCAAGGGGCTCACCGTGCGGTACGAGGGGCAGCACAGGGATGCGCTGGCCGGGGTCGAGCTCACGCTGCGGGAGGGGCGGCGGATCGCGGTGGTCGGGGCGTCCGGTTCCGGTAAGACGACCCTCGCGCAGGTGCTGCTGCGCTTCCTCGACCCGCAGCAGGGCTCGTACACGCTCGCCGGTGTGGACGCGTATGCGCTGGCCGGTGACGACGTACGGCGGCTCGTCGGGCTGTGTGCGCAGGACGCGCATCTCTTCGACAGCTCCGTGCGCGAGAACCTGCTGCTGGCCAGGAAGGACGCCACCGAGGCCGATCTGCGCCGGGCGCTGGAGCGGGCCCGCCTGCTGGAGTGGGTGGACGGGCTGCCCGACGGGCTGGACACGCTGGTCGGCGAGCACGGGGCGCGGCTGTCCGGCGGTCAGCGGCAGCGGCTGGCGCTGACCCGCGCCCTGCTGGCCGACTTCCCCGTCCTGGTCCTCGACGAGCCCGCCGAGCATCTGGATCTGCCGACGGCCGACGCGCTGACCACCGATCTGCTGGCCGCCACTGAGGGCCGTACGACGCTGCTGATCACCCACCGGCTGGCGGGACTGGAGGCCGTGGACGAGGTGGTCGTGCTCGACGCGGGCCGGGTGGTGCAGCGCGGCACGTACGCGGAGCTTCTCGCGGTGGACGGGCCGCTGCGGGCGCTGGCACGGCGGGAGGCGGAGGCGGAGTCGCTGGTGGGGGCGCGGTGA
- a CDS encoding MerR family transcriptional regulator — MTDPPAQPRYRIEDLAHETRTTVRTIRAYQDRGLLPRPERRGRANLYSEAHITRLHQIAHLLDRGYTLASIKELLDAWDTGRGLGGVLGLVTEVEGPWTDERPDRITRTDLDARFGGTPDDDAVTEAVALGVLERIDGDPDTFLVPSPQELSAAVELHAAGVPLSAISSHLRELRGQVEHIAARFLEFTAEYVFARYLDDPGRRTDAHATEAAALVRRLRPLAQQTMEAELARAMRSLATRHLRTHLSTEKSADEPPADRCVALPAQTIDAVEKLVGRERASEFIALAAEREVRARALDDLASGTVRTREVRESP; from the coding sequence ATGACCGACCCCCCGGCCCAACCGAGGTACCGCATAGAAGACCTGGCCCACGAAACCCGCACCACCGTGAGAACCATCCGCGCCTACCAGGACCGCGGCCTCCTGCCCCGCCCAGAACGCAGGGGCCGCGCGAACCTGTACTCCGAGGCCCACATCACCCGGCTCCACCAGATCGCCCACCTCCTCGACCGCGGCTACACCCTGGCCTCGATCAAGGAACTGCTGGACGCCTGGGACACCGGCCGCGGCCTGGGCGGGGTCCTGGGCCTGGTCACCGAGGTGGAGGGGCCGTGGACGGACGAACGCCCCGACCGCATCACCCGCACCGACCTGGACGCCCGCTTCGGCGGCACCCCGGACGACGACGCCGTGACCGAGGCGGTCGCACTCGGGGTGCTGGAGCGGATCGACGGCGACCCCGACACATTCCTCGTGCCGAGCCCGCAAGAGCTGTCCGCTGCCGTCGAGTTGCACGCGGCCGGAGTCCCGCTGTCCGCGATCTCGAGCCATCTGCGGGAGTTGAGGGGCCAGGTCGAGCACATCGCCGCCCGTTTCCTGGAGTTCACCGCCGAGTACGTCTTCGCCCGCTACCTGGACGACCCCGGGCGCCGTACGGACGCGCACGCGACGGAAGCCGCCGCACTCGTGCGCCGCCTGCGGCCACTGGCCCAGCAGACGATGGAGGCCGAACTTGCCCGCGCCATGCGTTCGTTGGCGACGCGCCATCTGCGCACACACCTGAGTACGGAGAAGTCGGCCGACGAGCCTCCCGCCGACCGCTGCGTCGCCCTTCCCGCCCAGACGATCGACGCCGTGGAAAAGCTGGTTGGCCGTGAGCGTGCTTCCGAGTTCATCGCACTGGCAGCCGAACGCGAGGTAAGAGCCCGCGCCTTGGATGACCTCGCCTCAGGCACCGTACGGACTCGGGAAGTTCGCGAATCACCCTAA
- a CDS encoding Cof-type HAD-IIB family hydrolase, producing MRENSRVTSATRQPGTPSAAVRPRLIATDLDGTLLRDDKSVSSRTVVALAAAEEAGIEVFFVTGRPARWMNVVSDHVHGHGLAICGNGAAVVDLHGGPGAHRFVKVRELPRENALDAVQLLRKAAPGTVFAVEQTYGFHQEPDYPKLHMEIPDNLLPAEQLLAPDGPDADQPVLKILAYHPDLDPDAFLTVARIAVGDHANVTRSSPSALLELSGPDVSKASTLALCCAERGISHEEVVAFGDMPNDVEMLTWAGQSYAMGNAHPDVIAAASGRTVANNEDGVAIVIEQLLADRL from the coding sequence ATGCGCGAGAATAGCCGGGTGACCTCAGCGACCAGACAGCCCGGGACCCCGTCCGCCGCCGTACGGCCGCGGCTGATCGCCACCGACCTCGACGGCACGCTGCTGCGCGACGACAAGTCGGTCTCCTCGCGCACGGTCGTCGCGCTGGCCGCCGCGGAGGAGGCGGGCATCGAGGTCTTCTTCGTCACCGGCCGCCCGGCCCGCTGGATGAACGTCGTCAGCGACCATGTCCACGGCCACGGCCTGGCGATCTGCGGCAACGGCGCCGCCGTCGTCGACCTGCACGGCGGCCCCGGCGCCCACCGGTTCGTCAAGGTGCGCGAACTGCCCCGCGAGAACGCTTTGGACGCCGTACAGCTGCTGCGCAAGGCGGCGCCCGGCACGGTGTTCGCGGTCGAGCAGACGTACGGCTTCCACCAGGAGCCGGACTATCCCAAGCTGCACATGGAGATACCGGACAATCTCCTGCCCGCCGAGCAACTCCTCGCCCCCGACGGCCCCGACGCCGACCAGCCCGTGCTCAAGATCCTGGCCTACCACCCCGATCTCGATCCGGACGCCTTCCTCACCGTCGCCCGGATCGCGGTCGGCGACCACGCCAACGTCACCCGCTCCAGCCCCAGCGCCCTGCTGGAACTGAGCGGCCCCGACGTCTCCAAGGCCAGCACCCTCGCCCTGTGCTGCGCCGAGCGCGGTATCTCGCACGAGGAAGTCGTCGCCTTCGGCGACATGCCCAACGACGTCGAGATGCTGACCTGGGCCGGCCAGTCGTACGCGATGGGCAACGCCCACCCGGACGTCATCGCCGCCGCATCGGGCCGTACGGTCGCCAACAACGAGGACGGTGTCGCGATCGTGATCGAGCAACTGCTCGCCGACCGCCTCTGA
- a CDS encoding LLM class flavin-dependent oxidoreductase — MSLRLSTVILPYRRWSEGGRSAWVRAEQLGFHTAYTYDHLSWRSFRDGPWFGAVPTLTAAAGVTERLRLGTLVTSPNFRHPVTLAKELISLDDISGGRITLGIGAGGTGFDATTLLHSGQEQWSPRERADRFAEFVPLLDRLLTEDAVTYEGRFYSAHEARNIPGCVQRPRLPFAVAATGPRGLKLAARHGQAWVTTGDPKLYENGTPEQSVEALRGQIAKLSEACADAGRDAADLDKVLLTGFTPDRARPLRSLDAFVDFAGRHQELGFTEIVIHWPIPDSDFAADEKVFEQIAMETTAQLA, encoded by the coding sequence ATGAGTCTGCGTCTGAGCACCGTGATCCTGCCCTACCGCCGCTGGAGCGAAGGCGGCCGTTCGGCCTGGGTGCGGGCCGAGCAGCTCGGCTTCCACACGGCGTACACCTACGACCACCTGTCCTGGCGCAGCTTCCGTGACGGCCCCTGGTTCGGCGCGGTCCCGACGCTGACCGCCGCCGCCGGCGTCACCGAGCGGCTGCGCCTGGGCACGCTGGTGACCTCGCCGAACTTCCGGCACCCGGTGACCCTCGCCAAGGAGCTGATCTCCCTCGACGACATCTCCGGCGGCCGGATCACCCTCGGCATCGGCGCCGGCGGCACCGGTTTCGACGCGACGACCCTTTTGCACAGCGGTCAGGAGCAGTGGAGCCCGCGCGAGCGCGCCGACCGGTTCGCCGAGTTCGTGCCGCTGCTGGACCGACTGCTCACCGAGGACGCCGTGACGTACGAGGGCCGCTTCTACTCGGCGCACGAGGCGCGGAACATCCCGGGCTGTGTGCAGCGGCCCCGGCTGCCGTTCGCGGTGGCGGCCACCGGCCCGCGCGGCCTGAAGCTCGCCGCGCGGCACGGCCAGGCCTGGGTGACCACGGGCGACCCGAAGCTGTACGAGAACGGCACCCCCGAGCAGTCCGTCGAGGCCCTGCGCGGGCAGATCGCCAAGCTGTCCGAGGCCTGCGCGGACGCCGGGCGGGACGCGGCCGACCTGGACAAGGTCCTGCTCACGGGCTTCACCCCGGACCGCGCCCGGCCACTCCGCTCCCTGGACGCCTTCGTGGACTTCGCGGGCCGGCACCAGGAGCTGGGCTTCACGGAAATCGTGATCCACTGGCCGATCCCGGACTCCGACTTCGCCGCGGACGAGAAGGTCTTCGAGCAGATCGCCATGGAGACCACCGCCCAACTGGCCTGA
- a CDS encoding RNA 2'-phosphotransferase — MDERRTVKVSKYLSKHLRHQPERIGLTLDPGGWVEIDTLIIAAADHGFRFTREELDHVVATNDKQRFAIEGNRIRASQGHSIEVDLGLPPATPPPYLYHGTVDRNLDAIRADGLKPMNRHDVHLSADRETATRVGARRGRPVVLAVDAGAMHRDGHVFRLSANGVWLTSAVPPRYLRFPGPR; from the coding sequence ATGGACGAAAGACGCACCGTGAAGGTGTCGAAGTACCTCTCCAAACACCTCCGCCATCAGCCGGAGCGCATCGGGCTCACCCTGGACCCGGGCGGCTGGGTGGAGATCGACACACTCATCATCGCGGCCGCCGACCACGGCTTCCGGTTCACGCGCGAGGAACTGGACCACGTCGTGGCCACCAACGACAAGCAGCGCTTCGCGATCGAGGGCAACCGCATCCGTGCAAGCCAAGGCCACAGCATCGAGGTCGACCTCGGCCTGCCCCCGGCGACCCCGCCGCCGTACCTCTACCACGGCACCGTCGACCGCAACCTGGACGCGATCCGCGCCGACGGCCTCAAGCCCATGAACCGGCACGACGTCCATCTCTCCGCCGACCGCGAGACCGCCACCCGGGTCGGCGCCCGCCGCGGCCGCCCCGTGGTGCTCGCCGTCGACGCGGGCGCCATGCACCGCGACGGACACGTCTTCCGGCTCAGCGCCAACGGAGTCTGGCTGACCAGCGCCGTACCGCCGCGCTACCTGCGCTTTCCGGGCCCCCGCTGA